In a genomic window of Streptomyces koelreuteriae:
- a CDS encoding ABC transporter permease/substrate-binding protein — MATDTLKSTTGAGAASGGLRRLLLDNGALTALIVLVIAMSALSGDFLTADNLLNVGVQAAVTAILAFGVTFVIVSAGIDLSVGSVAALSATVLAWTATSAGVPVFVAVLLVIATGIACGLVNGILISYGKLPPFIATLAMLSVARGLSLVISEGSPIALPDSVSHLGDTLGGWLPVPVLVMIVMGLIAAFVLGRTYIGRSMYAIGGNEEAARLSGLRVKKQKLAIYALSGVFAAVAGVVLAARLSSAQPQAADGYELDAIAAVVIGGASLAGGTGKASGTLIGALILAVLRNGLNLLNVSAFWQQVVIGVVIALAVLLDTARRKAGATAGAAGSSQGGKGKQAATYGLAAVVTVAIVGATSFLHNGSSATSAPKMGLSLSTLNNPFFVQIRAGAEAEAKKLGIDLTVTDAQNDASQQANQLQNFTSSGLGAIIVNPVDSDAASNSVKAADKADIPVIAVDRVVNNATLDTLVASDNVAGGELAAKSIGEKLGGKGKIVILQGQAGTSAARERAAGFEKGLKAFPGIQVVAQQPADFDRTKGLDVMSNLLQAHPDVQGVIAANDEMALGAIKALGSKAGKSVSVVGFDGTPDGLKAVEGGSLYASVAQQPSQLGKIAVDNALKALKGKKVEETVKVPVKVVTKENVAGFSG; from the coding sequence GTGGCCACTGACACGCTCAAGAGCACGACGGGCGCGGGAGCCGCCTCGGGGGGCCTGCGCCGCCTGCTGCTCGACAACGGCGCGCTCACCGCGCTCATCGTCCTCGTCATCGCGATGTCGGCGCTGTCCGGCGACTTCCTGACGGCCGACAACCTCCTCAACGTCGGCGTCCAGGCGGCCGTGACCGCCATCCTCGCCTTCGGTGTGACCTTCGTGATCGTCTCGGCGGGCATCGACCTGTCGGTGGGCTCGGTCGCCGCGCTGTCGGCCACGGTGCTCGCGTGGACCGCCACCTCGGCGGGCGTCCCCGTCTTCGTCGCCGTCCTGCTGGTCATAGCCACCGGTATCGCGTGCGGCCTGGTCAACGGCATCCTGATCTCCTACGGCAAGCTGCCGCCGTTCATCGCGACGCTGGCCATGCTGTCGGTCGCCCGCGGCCTCTCCCTGGTCATCTCCGAGGGCTCCCCGATCGCCCTGCCCGACTCGGTCTCCCACCTCGGCGACACGCTCGGCGGCTGGCTGCCCGTGCCCGTCCTGGTCATGATCGTGATGGGTCTGATCGCGGCGTTCGTGCTCGGCCGTACCTACATCGGCCGCTCGATGTACGCGATCGGCGGCAACGAGGAGGCCGCGCGGCTGTCCGGCCTGCGCGTGAAGAAGCAGAAACTCGCCATCTACGCGCTGTCCGGCGTCTTCGCCGCCGTCGCCGGTGTCGTCCTCGCCGCCCGGCTGTCCTCCGCGCAGCCGCAGGCCGCCGACGGCTACGAACTGGACGCCATCGCGGCGGTCGTCATCGGCGGTGCCTCCCTCGCGGGCGGTACGGGCAAGGCGTCCGGGACGCTGATCGGCGCGCTGATCCTGGCCGTGCTGCGCAACGGGCTGAACCTGCTGAACGTCTCGGCGTTCTGGCAGCAGGTCGTCATCGGCGTCGTCATCGCGCTGGCCGTGCTCCTCGACACCGCCCGCCGCAAGGCGGGGGCGACCGCGGGGGCGGCCGGTTCCTCGCAAGGAGGCAAGGGCAAGCAGGCGGCGACGTACGGGCTCGCGGCCGTCGTCACCGTCGCGATCGTCGGCGCCACGTCCTTCCTGCACAACGGCTCCTCCGCCACCAGCGCCCCGAAGATGGGCCTGTCGCTGTCCACCCTCAACAACCCCTTCTTCGTGCAGATCCGGGCGGGCGCCGAGGCCGAGGCGAAGAAGCTGGGCATCGACCTGACCGTCACGGACGCGCAGAACGACGCCTCCCAGCAGGCCAACCAGCTGCAGAACTTCACCAGCTCCGGGCTCGGCGCGATCATCGTCAACCCGGTGGACTCGGACGCCGCCAGCAACTCGGTGAAGGCCGCCGACAAGGCGGATATCCCGGTCATCGCCGTGGACCGTGTCGTCAACAACGCCACGCTGGACACGCTGGTCGCCTCCGATAACGTCGCCGGTGGTGAACTCGCCGCGAAGTCGATCGGCGAGAAGCTCGGCGGCAAGGGCAAGATCGTGATCCTCCAGGGCCAGGCGGGCACCTCCGCCGCCCGCGAGCGGGCCGCGGGCTTCGAGAAGGGGCTGAAGGCCTTCCCGGGCATCCAGGTCGTCGCCCAGCAGCCCGCCGACTTCGACCGCACCAAGGGCCTCGACGTCATGTCGAACCTGCTCCAGGCCCACCCGGACGTCCAGGGCGTCATCGCCGCGAACGACGAGATGGCCCTCGGCGCGATCAAGGCCCTGGGCTCCAAGGCCGGCAAGTCGGTCTCGGTGGTCGGCTTCGACGGCACGCCCGACGGACTGAAGGCGGTCGAGGGCGGCAGCCTGTACGCGTCGGTGGCGCAGCAGCCCTCGCAGCTCGGGAAGATCGCCGTGGACAACGCGCTGAAGGCACTGAAGGGCAAGAAGGTCGAGGAGACGGTGAAGGTGCCGGTGAAGGTGGTCACGAAGGAGAACGTGGCCGGCTTCAGCGGCTGA
- a CDS encoding ribokinase translates to MYDYDLLVVGSANADLVIGVERRPGAGETVLGSDLAVHPGGKGANQAVAAARLGARTALLARVGDDAHGRLLLESQRDAGVDTVGVLVGGAPTGVALITVDPSGDNSIVVSPGANGRLAPEDVSAAACLFQSSRVVSAQLEIPLETVVAVVRNLAPDSRFVLNPSPPRPLPSEVLAACDPLIVNEHEAKVILGSSAVGDSPEDWARILLAKGPRSVVVTLGGEGALVASSEGVSRVASVKVDAVDTTGAGDAFTAALATRLGAGESLAEAAAYAARVGAATVTKEGAQASFPTAAEVAAL, encoded by the coding sequence ATGTACGACTACGACCTCCTGGTCGTGGGGTCGGCCAACGCCGACCTGGTGATCGGTGTCGAGCGCCGGCCCGGTGCCGGCGAGACCGTGCTCGGCTCCGACCTGGCCGTCCACCCGGGCGGCAAGGGCGCGAACCAGGCGGTCGCCGCCGCCCGGCTCGGAGCCCGTACGGCGCTGCTGGCCCGGGTAGGCGACGACGCGCACGGCCGTCTGCTGCTGGAGTCGCAGCGGGACGCCGGTGTGGACACGGTGGGTGTCCTGGTGGGCGGCGCGCCGACCGGGGTCGCCCTGATCACGGTCGACCCGTCCGGGGACAACAGCATCGTCGTCTCGCCGGGCGCGAACGGCCGGCTGGCCCCGGAGGACGTGAGCGCCGCCGCGTGCCTCTTCCAGAGCTCCCGGGTGGTGTCGGCGCAGCTGGAGATCCCGCTGGAGACGGTGGTGGCGGTCGTACGGAACCTTGCTCCGGACAGCCGTTTCGTCCTGAACCCGTCGCCGCCGCGCCCCCTTCCGTCGGAGGTGCTGGCGGCCTGCGACCCGCTGATCGTCAACGAGCACGAGGCGAAGGTGATCCTGGGTTCGTCCGCCGTGGGGGACAGCCCGGAGGACTGGGCCCGGATCCTGCTGGCGAAGGGGCCGCGGTCGGTGGTGGTGACGCTGGGCGGGGAAGGCGCGCTGGTGGCCTCCTCGGAGGGGGTCTCCCGGGTCGCGTCCGTGAAGGTGGACGCCGTGGACACGACCGGCGCGGGAGACGCGTTCACCGCGGCGCTGGCCACCCGGCTGGGGGCGGGCGAGTCCCTGGCGGAGGCGGCGGCGTACGCGGCGAGGGTCGGGGCGGCGACCGTGACGAAGGAGGGCGCGCAGGCGTCCTTCCCTACGGCGGCGGAGGTCGCTGCGCTGTGA
- a CDS encoding class I SAM-dependent methyltransferase → MVTSRTTAVYDEHADWYNALMSPAGSDYIRRVHATLADLLGRGDGSTCLDVCCGTGAHAPTVADLGWSPVGVDLSRNQLRHAAERLPVAVADATALPLADGSVPAAVCVLASTDVPDYAAVLREIGRVLAPGGRFVHLGVHPCFVGAFADRQDVSRTVIDTGYADRSHTFASWNTTGVRARLGAWHVPLAELLNGAVTAGLRIERTVEAGPRDGVPDLFGFTATVSPSGVHANNADQPHSSPSGVHANNADQRHSSPSGA, encoded by the coding sequence ATGGTGACCTCGAGGACGACGGCGGTGTACGACGAACACGCCGATTGGTACAACGCGTTGATGTCTCCGGCGGGCAGCGACTACATCCGCCGCGTCCACGCCACCCTCGCCGACCTGCTGGGCCGCGGCGACGGCAGCACCTGCCTCGACGTGTGCTGCGGCACCGGCGCCCACGCGCCGACCGTGGCCGACCTGGGCTGGAGCCCCGTCGGTGTCGACCTCTCCCGCAACCAGCTCCGCCATGCCGCCGAGCGCCTGCCCGTGGCCGTCGCCGACGCGACCGCACTGCCCCTGGCCGACGGCTCGGTGCCCGCCGCGGTGTGCGTCCTCGCCAGCACGGATGTGCCCGACTACGCCGCCGTGCTCCGCGAGATCGGCCGCGTGCTGGCCCCCGGCGGCCGTTTCGTCCACCTCGGAGTGCACCCCTGCTTCGTCGGCGCCTTCGCCGACCGCCAGGACGTGTCCAGGACGGTGATCGACACCGGGTACGCCGACCGGTCCCACACCTTCGCCTCCTGGAACACCACCGGCGTCCGCGCCCGCCTCGGCGCCTGGCACGTCCCACTCGCCGAACTGCTCAACGGGGCGGTGACAGCGGGCCTGCGCATCGAACGGACGGTGGAGGCGGGGCCGCGGGACGGGGTGCCGGATCTGTTCGGATTCACGGCGACTGTCAGCCCGTCCGGCGTGCACGCGAACAACGCCGACCAGCCACACTCCAGCCCGTCCGGCGTGCACGCGAACAACGCCGATCAGCGACACTCCAGCCCGTCCGGCGCTTGA
- the rbsD gene encoding D-ribose pyranase → MKKAGILNRHLAGALAELGHGDGVLVCDAGMPIPDGPRVVDLAFRAGVPGFAEVVEGLLAELVIEGATAATEVRDANPEASELLETHFPSLDLVSHERLKELSAGARLVVRTGEARPYANVLLRCGVFF, encoded by the coding sequence GTGAAGAAGGCCGGAATACTGAACCGTCACCTCGCCGGTGCGCTGGCCGAGCTGGGCCATGGGGACGGGGTGCTGGTGTGCGACGCGGGCATGCCGATCCCGGACGGTCCCCGGGTGGTGGACCTGGCCTTCCGGGCCGGGGTGCCGGGGTTCGCAGAGGTGGTGGAGGGGCTGCTGGCCGAGCTGGTGATCGAGGGCGCGACGGCGGCGACGGAGGTACGGGACGCCAACCCGGAGGCCTCGGAGCTGCTGGAGACCCACTTCCCGTCGCTGGACCTCGTCTCGCACGAGCGGCTCAAGGAGCTGTCGGCGGGTGCGCGGCTGGTCGTCCGCACGGGCGAGGCGCGGCCGTACGCGAATGTGCTGCTGAGGTGCGGCGTCTTCTTCTGA
- a CDS encoding Gfo/Idh/MocA family protein — translation MTRKTVRIAMNGVTGRMGYRQHLVRSILALREQGGLDLGDGTVLWPEPILVGRREHALRALAERHGLEHVSTDLDAVLADETVDIYFDSQVTSAREEALKKAIAAGKHIYTEKPTATGLAGALDLARLADEAGIKHGVVQDKLFLPGLLKLKRLIDGGFFGRILSVRGEFGYWVFEGDWQDAQRPSWNYRAEDGGGIVVDMFPHWEYVLHELFGRVKSVQALTATHIPQRWDENGKPYDATADDAAYGVFELEGGAIAQINSSWAVRVNRDELVEFQVDGTEGSAVAGLRNCRVQHRSATPKPVWNPDIPATEVFRDQWQEVPDNAEFDNGFKAQWELFLRHVYADAPYHWDLLAGARGVQLAELGLASSAEGRRIDVPEISL, via the coding sequence GTGACACGCAAGACGGTGCGTATCGCCATGAACGGCGTGACCGGGCGCATGGGCTACCGCCAGCACCTGGTCCGTTCCATCCTCGCCCTGCGCGAGCAGGGCGGCCTCGACCTCGGCGACGGCACCGTGCTGTGGCCCGAGCCGATCCTGGTCGGCCGCCGCGAGCACGCGCTTCGGGCGCTGGCCGAGCGGCACGGGCTGGAGCACGTCTCGACCGACCTGGACGCGGTCCTCGCCGACGAGACCGTGGACATCTACTTCGACTCCCAGGTGACCTCGGCCCGCGAGGAGGCCCTGAAGAAGGCCATCGCGGCCGGCAAGCACATCTACACCGAGAAGCCGACCGCCACCGGCCTCGCCGGGGCCCTGGACCTGGCCCGGCTGGCGGACGAGGCCGGCATCAAGCACGGCGTCGTCCAGGACAAGCTCTTCCTCCCCGGCCTGCTGAAGCTGAAGCGCCTCATCGACGGCGGCTTCTTCGGGCGGATCCTGTCCGTGCGCGGCGAGTTCGGCTACTGGGTCTTCGAGGGCGACTGGCAGGACGCCCAGCGCCCGTCCTGGAACTACCGTGCCGAGGACGGCGGCGGCATCGTCGTCGACATGTTCCCGCACTGGGAGTACGTGCTGCACGAGCTGTTCGGCCGCGTGAAGTCCGTCCAGGCCCTCACCGCCACCCACATCCCGCAGCGCTGGGACGAGAACGGCAAGCCGTACGACGCCACCGCCGACGACGCCGCCTACGGTGTCTTCGAGCTGGAGGGCGGCGCCATCGCCCAGATCAACTCCTCCTGGGCCGTGCGCGTCAACCGCGACGAGCTGGTGGAGTTCCAGGTCGACGGCACCGAGGGCTCGGCGGTCGCGGGCCTGCGCAACTGCCGCGTGCAGCACCGCTCGGCCACCCCCAAGCCGGTCTGGAACCCGGACATCCCCGCCACGGAGGTCTTCCGCGACCAGTGGCAGGAGGTCCCGGACAACGCCGAGTTCGACAACGGCTTCAAGGCCCAGTGGGAGCTGTTCCTGCGGCACGTCTACGCCGACGCGCCCTACCACTGGGACCTGCTGGCCGGTGCCCGCGGTGTGCAGCTCGCCGAGCTGGGTCTCGCGTCCTCGGCCGAGGGCCGTCGTATCGACGTACCGGAGATCTCGCTGTGA
- a CDS encoding sugar phosphate isomerase/epimerase family protein yields MKLAFSTLGVPGMPLPDVLRLATAHGYHGVELRTHAEEPVHPGLGPAERAEVAAEFKGSGVEILGLAGYARVAAPGDDEPVLAEIRALLDLARDLGAPYIRVFPGGDLDVQTPEEADATAARRLGTAAEYANDLGVRILLETHDSHRTAADAMRVLGLVGHLQVGALWDVMHTWLGGEQPSETYAALSPHLGYVQVKDIASAEDTTPLPLGAGVLPLAECVEVLSRHNWDGWLCWEYEKRWYESAAPLPDLLQAGREHLGRLLNDSA; encoded by the coding sequence ATGAAGCTGGCGTTCTCCACCCTCGGTGTCCCCGGCATGCCCTTGCCCGACGTCCTGCGGCTCGCGACCGCGCACGGCTACCACGGCGTGGAGCTGCGCACCCACGCGGAGGAACCGGTCCACCCCGGCCTCGGCCCCGCCGAACGGGCCGAGGTCGCGGCCGAGTTCAAGGGGTCGGGCGTAGAGATCCTCGGCCTCGCGGGATACGCGCGCGTCGCCGCGCCGGGCGACGACGAACCCGTCCTGGCCGAGATCCGTGCCCTCCTCGACCTGGCCCGTGACCTCGGCGCCCCGTACATCCGTGTCTTCCCCGGCGGCGACCTGGACGTCCAGACCCCCGAGGAGGCCGACGCGACGGCCGCCCGGCGGCTCGGCACGGCCGCCGAGTACGCCAACGACCTGGGCGTACGCATCCTTCTCGAAACCCACGACTCCCACCGCACCGCCGCCGACGCGATGCGCGTCCTCGGCCTCGTCGGCCACCTCCAGGTCGGCGCGCTCTGGGACGTCATGCACACCTGGCTCGGCGGCGAACAGCCCTCCGAGACCTACGCGGCGCTCTCCCCCCACCTCGGCTACGTCCAGGTCAAGGACATCGCCTCCGCCGAGGACACCACCCCCCTGCCCCTCGGCGCGGGCGTCCTCCCCCTCGCCGAGTGCGTCGAAGTCCTCTCCCGCCACAACTGGGACGGCTGGCTGTGCTGGGAGTACGAGAAGCGCTGGTACGAGTCGGCGGCCCCCCTGCCCGACCTGCTCCAAGCGGGCCGCGAACACCTGGGCAGGCTGCTGAACGACTCGGCGTGA
- a CDS encoding GNAT family N-acetyltransferase has protein sequence MTPTLHTPRLLLDPYTPEDEERFVALFQDTRVSRWMGDGPASEPEDRALFGRIFTKVYSQDLFDVWAVRRDGILVGHAEIKRTDEVDGHEIVYALAPEAWGGGLGTELAEALVAYGFRTLGLREVHATVDARNTASLHLLGRIGFAHVRDVEEDDGSLTRVLTRPVR, from the coding sequence ATGACGCCGACACTGCACACCCCCCGCCTCCTCCTGGACCCCTACACCCCGGAGGACGAAGAGCGCTTCGTCGCCCTGTTCCAGGACACCCGGGTGTCCCGCTGGATGGGCGACGGACCGGCGTCCGAACCGGAGGACCGGGCCCTGTTCGGGCGGATCTTCACCAAGGTCTACTCCCAGGACCTGTTCGACGTGTGGGCGGTCCGGCGCGACGGGATTCTCGTCGGGCACGCGGAGATCAAGCGGACCGACGAGGTGGACGGCCACGAGATCGTCTACGCGCTGGCTCCCGAGGCCTGGGGCGGCGGCCTCGGGACGGAACTGGCCGAGGCGCTCGTGGCATACGGGTTCCGGACGCTCGGGCTCAGGGAGGTCCACGCCACCGTGGACGCGCGGAACACGGCCTCGCTGCACCTCCTCGGCAGGATCGGATTCGCCCACGTCAGGGACGTCGAGGAGGACGACGGGAGTCTCACCCGGGTGCTGACCCGACCGGTGCGGTGA
- a CDS encoding dihydrodipicolinate synthase family protein, translating to MTIQLPDASGALRAYEPRQEPLALTTGSPLTSRTVFSAAHVVADPFADVSPDSPAAVDWDATLAFRRHLWSHGLGVAEAMDTAQRGMGLDWAGAAELIRRSAAEAKAVGGLIACGVGTDQLTGPASLAEVRAAYEEQLALVEASGAQAILMASRALAAAASGPEDYLEVYGHLLRQSAEPVVLHWLGPMFDPALEGYWGSSDLDAATDTFLEVIAAHPDKVDGIKVSLLDAQREVDLRRRLPDGVRCYTGDDFNYPELIAGDEQGFSHALLGIFDPLGPLAAEAVRVLDTGDVAGFRALLDPTVALSRHLFQTPTRFYKTGVVFLAWLAGHQSHFTMVGGLQSARSLPHFAKAYELADGLGLFPDPKLAQERMKNLLSLYGVNQ from the coding sequence GTGACCATCCAGCTCCCGGACGCGAGCGGGGCCCTGAGGGCATACGAGCCCCGCCAGGAACCCCTCGCCCTCACCACCGGCTCCCCGCTCACCTCCCGCACGGTCTTCTCGGCAGCGCACGTCGTCGCCGACCCGTTCGCGGACGTCTCCCCCGACTCGCCCGCCGCCGTCGACTGGGACGCCACCCTCGCCTTCCGCCGCCATCTGTGGTCGCACGGGCTGGGGGTCGCCGAGGCCATGGACACCGCGCAGCGCGGCATGGGCCTGGACTGGGCGGGAGCGGCGGAACTGATCCGCCGGTCGGCCGCCGAGGCCAAGGCTGTGGGCGGCCTCATCGCCTGCGGCGTGGGCACCGACCAGCTCACCGGCCCGGCGTCCCTCGCCGAGGTCCGCGCGGCCTACGAGGAGCAGCTCGCGCTGGTGGAGGCCTCCGGCGCCCAGGCCATTCTGATGGCGTCCCGGGCGCTCGCTGCGGCCGCCTCGGGCCCCGAGGACTACCTGGAGGTCTACGGCCATCTGCTCCGCCAGTCCGCCGAACCGGTCGTACTGCACTGGCTCGGCCCGATGTTCGACCCGGCGCTGGAGGGCTACTGGGGCTCGTCCGACCTGGACGCGGCCACGGACACCTTCCTGGAGGTCATCGCCGCGCACCCCGACAAGGTCGACGGCATCAAGGTCTCCCTGCTGGACGCCCAGCGCGAGGTGGACCTGCGCCGCCGGCTGCCCGACGGGGTGCGCTGCTACACCGGCGACGACTTCAACTACCCCGAGCTGATCGCGGGCGACGAACAGGGCTTCAGCCACGCCCTGCTCGGCATCTTCGACCCGCTGGGGCCGCTGGCGGCGGAGGCGGTCCGGGTGCTCGACACGGGGGACGTCGCGGGATTCCGCGCGCTCCTCGACCCCACGGTCGCCCTGTCCCGCCACCTCTTCCAGACCCCGACCCGCTTCTACAAGACGGGCGTGGTGTTCCTGGCCTGGCTCGCGGGCCACCAGTCGCACTTCACGATGGTCGGCGGCCTGCAGTCGGCCCGCTCGCTCCCGCACTTCGCGAAGGCGTACGAACTCGCCGACGGCCTCGGTCTGTTCCCCGACCCGAAGCTGGCGCAGGAGCGGATGAAGAACCTGCTGTCCCTGTACGGGGTGAACCAGTGA
- a CDS encoding bifunctional helix-turn-helix transcriptional regulator/GNAT family N-acetyltransferase translates to MTVQDIRSFNRFYTNVIGALDYGRHLYAPYTLTESRVLYELAHAPRTDAADLRGQLHLDAGYLSRILNKFEEDGLIERGPSEKDPRRRRITLTAPGREAAALLDERARETVGSLLDTVRAEDRPRLGDALRTVRELLGDGRAPRPEDVVLREPAPGDLGWIVQRNAALYAAEYGFNADYEGLVARIVADYGEDHDPHLERTWIAELDGRPVGCVMCVRDDAPGTARLRLLLVEPDARGLGIGDRLVGALVDFAREVGYREVVLWTNDILGAARRIYQRHGFALVAEKPHRSFGRDLTGQDWRLDLHATPD, encoded by the coding sequence ATGACCGTCCAGGACATCCGCTCCTTCAACCGCTTCTACACGAACGTCATCGGCGCGCTCGACTACGGTCGGCACCTCTACGCCCCCTACACCCTCACCGAGTCCCGCGTGCTCTACGAGCTGGCCCACGCGCCGCGCACCGACGCCGCCGACCTACGGGGCCAGCTGCACCTGGACGCCGGATACCTGAGCCGCATCCTGAACAAGTTCGAGGAGGACGGGCTGATCGAGCGCGGCCCGTCCGAGAAGGATCCGCGCCGCCGCCGCATCACCCTCACCGCACCAGGCCGCGAGGCCGCCGCGCTGCTCGACGAGCGGGCGAGAGAAACGGTCGGGTCGCTGCTGGACACCGTGCGCGCCGAGGACCGGCCCCGGTTGGGGGACGCTCTGCGGACGGTCCGGGAGCTTCTCGGCGACGGCCGGGCACCCCGCCCCGAGGACGTCGTCCTGCGCGAGCCCGCCCCCGGCGACCTCGGCTGGATCGTGCAGCGCAACGCCGCGCTGTACGCCGCCGAGTACGGCTTCAACGCCGACTACGAGGGCCTGGTCGCCCGGATCGTCGCGGACTACGGCGAGGACCACGACCCGCATCTGGAGCGCACCTGGATCGCCGAGCTGGACGGGCGGCCCGTGGGGTGCGTGATGTGCGTACGGGACGACGCCCCTGGGACCGCCCGGCTCCGGCTGCTGCTCGTCGAGCCGGACGCGCGCGGCCTGGGCATCGGCGACCGGCTGGTGGGAGCCCTCGTCGACTTCGCCCGCGAGGTCGGCTACCGCGAGGTCGTCCTGTGGACCAACGACATCCTCGGCGCGGCCCGCCGCATCTACCAGCGCCACGGCTTCGCCCTGGTCGCGGAGAAACCGCACCGCTCCTTCGGCCGGGACCTGACCGGCCAGGACTGGCGGTTGGATCTTCACGCAACACCTGACTGA
- a CDS encoding dihydrofolate reductase family protein: MRIVITEFISLDGVVQAPGGPQEDTDGGFAHGGWSHPYFDEEVLGGAFDAGLGGAEALLFGRRTWQTMAGAWPERAGDPFADRMNSLKKYVVSSTLAEADLTWNNSSLIPGDQAVARIRELRETEGGDLAMMGSPTLVRTLLSEGLVDELQLIVMPVLLGGGKTIFPGDGAKRPMELVSTTTAKTGAQVCVYRPAAPTEG; encoded by the coding sequence ATGCGCATCGTGATCACCGAGTTCATCAGCCTGGACGGCGTCGTACAGGCGCCCGGCGGGCCGCAGGAGGACACCGACGGGGGTTTCGCGCACGGCGGCTGGTCGCACCCGTACTTCGACGAGGAGGTGCTGGGCGGCGCCTTCGACGCCGGTCTCGGCGGTGCCGAGGCGCTGCTGTTCGGGCGGCGGACATGGCAGACGATGGCGGGGGCCTGGCCCGAGCGGGCCGGGGACCCCTTCGCCGACCGGATGAACTCCCTGAAGAAGTACGTCGTCTCCAGCACGCTCGCCGAAGCCGATCTCACCTGGAACAACAGCTCCCTCATCCCCGGCGACCAGGCCGTGGCCCGGATCCGCGAGCTGCGCGAGACCGAGGGCGGCGACCTCGCGATGATGGGCAGCCCGACCCTCGTACGGACGCTGCTGTCCGAGGGCCTCGTCGACGAGCTCCAGCTCATCGTCATGCCGGTGCTCCTCGGCGGCGGCAAGACGATCTTCCCCGGGGACGGCGCGAAGCGCCCGATGGAACTGGTCTCCACGACCACCGCCAAGACCGGCGCCCAGGTGTGCGTGTACCGGCCTGCGGCCCCGACGGAGGGCTAG
- a CDS encoding LacI family DNA-binding transcriptional regulator, producing the protein MTVTLADVAARAQVSPATVSRVLNGNYPVAASTRERVLKAVDELDYVLNGPASALAAATSDLVGILVNDIADPFFGIMASAIQAEIGGPGGRAGGERLAVVCNTGGSPERELTYLTLLQRQRAAAVVLTGGAIEDAEHKAAMDAKLRKLADAGTRVVLCGRPPAPETGAIALTFDNRGGGQELTEHLIGLGHRRLGYIAGPEERTTTRHRLEGHRAALAAHGIEEDSRWTVHGRYDRRSGYEATLELLRRDPSLTAVVAANDSVALGACAALRDSGRRIPEDVSVAGFDDLPFSIDAVPSLTTVRLPLAEAGARAGRIAMGREEAPPGGIASVRGELMVRGSSGVPRVS; encoded by the coding sequence ATGACGGTGACCCTGGCGGACGTGGCGGCCCGCGCGCAGGTCTCGCCCGCGACGGTGTCGCGCGTGCTGAACGGGAACTACCCCGTTGCCGCCTCCACCCGTGAGCGGGTGCTGAAGGCCGTGGACGAGCTGGACTATGTGCTCAACGGACCCGCGAGCGCCCTGGCCGCCGCCACCTCCGACCTGGTCGGGATCCTGGTGAACGACATCGCCGACCCCTTCTTCGGGATCATGGCGAGCGCGATCCAGGCCGAGATCGGCGGCCCGGGCGGCCGTGCGGGCGGGGAAAGACTCGCGGTGGTCTGCAACACGGGCGGCTCCCCGGAGCGGGAGCTGACGTATCTCACGCTGCTGCAGCGCCAGCGTGCGGCGGCCGTGGTGCTGACCGGCGGGGCGATCGAGGACGCGGAGCACAAGGCGGCCATGGACGCGAAGCTGCGCAAGCTCGCCGACGCCGGGACGCGGGTGGTGCTGTGCGGGCGGCCGCCGGCGCCGGAGACCGGGGCGATCGCGCTGACCTTCGACAACCGCGGGGGCGGCCAGGAACTCACCGAGCACCTGATCGGCCTCGGCCACCGGCGGCTCGGCTACATCGCGGGCCCCGAGGAGCGGACCACGACCCGCCACCGACTGGAGGGCCACCGGGCCGCGCTCGCCGCGCACGGCATCGAGGAGGACTCCCGGTGGACCGTGCACGGCCGCTACGACCGCAGGTCCGGCTACGAGGCGACGCTGGAGCTGCTCCGGCGTGACCCGTCCCTGACGGCGGTCGTCGCAGCGAACGACTCCGTCGCGCTGGGGGCGTGCGCGGCGCTGCGCGACTCCGGGCGGCGGATCCCCGAGGACGTGTCGGTGGCCGGCTTCGACGACCTGCCCTTCAGCATCGACGCGGTGCCTTCGCTCACGACGGTCCGGTTGCCGCTGGCGGAGGCCGGGGCACGGGCCGGGCGGATCGCGATGGGCCGCGAGGAGGCGCCGCCCGGGGGGATCGCCTCGGTGCGGGGGGAGTTGATGGTGCGGGGGTCCTCCGGGGTGCCGCGGGTTTCTTAG